A window of Eucalyptus grandis isolate ANBG69807.140 chromosome 4, ASM1654582v1, whole genome shotgun sequence genomic DNA:
TTGCCACGAAGACACGTTagttaacaaaaaaatcaaattatttccaCACTGAAGTCCTTTAAGTTCTATAATCAAATCTCTAGTGGAGTCACCAAGCTATTGCGACCCTCTGAAATGGGTCTAGTAAAGCAGGTTTACAGATTCTATTGAAGGTGGACCAACGGCCTTCAATCGACACAAATTCTCCCTAACTCTAACGTCGTACAACATTGGGACATTCATTAATTGATTAACTTATAAGAATTCTATCATGTGTGGGAATCACCACTATCCTATTGAGGTCAAATAGAAACCAAATGAGATATAAAAGTATATGCCACTTCCTACACAACTAGAGGTCAAGGCACGagagacttgattatactagttatTCAACTATTGTCATTTTTGAATAACTTGATTTATTTGTTAACTAGGTGTCTCATGCCTCCTAATCTTTGATTAtgagacctaaattttttgTACATTAAATAATCGTGCAATATTTTTGTGTTTATTATGATCCTAGTGTGTTGCCTAGCTATCCAACTAGGCTAAACAAATAAGAGGAACACACTCAAGTAAATGCCATAAAGGAATGACAGCAAACACATCAAAAGCAGTAATAAAAGAGTAAGTAAGAAATGAAGTATGTAAAGTAATCCAATATGGTGATAAGCAAAGAATATTACATGGCCATGTTATGATCCCAGAGACATTATCCCTCGAGAGCTTGACTTGATACAAGTTGGGTAAAGAATATTCAAGGCTTTGTTATGAGTCTTGGGACATAATCCTCATGAGCtaaatgattgaaattgaatttcaaaCCTAATTCTAAAGAGAATGCTCTACGAGGCTATTGAAATCAACAAGCGTCAATAGGGATTTCTCCAAAAATTACCCGCTTTACATCATCTGCTTGAGAATACCATGGATTGTCAGTGGAACCTATCCATTTTGTGGTTTGATGGCATACTCTTAACCAATCGTGGCCCATTAATGAGGGAGACTAAGTGTATCCCAATAGTATTGGATTTCTTTCTCTTATTATTACCTAGGTCTAAACTAACCAATGATTAAATCTAACCATTATTCAAGATAAACTACcaattattcaaagaaaagttcACTAAGCTATTCTAAAATAGTATGAAATAAACCTATGCCTAGGTGAATAACTAATCATATCCTTAAGTTACTCAACTAAAGGCAAAGTATGATCAAacctaatataaaattcaaactCTAAAATTAACACTAGTCCTAATGGAAACTAATGCAAACCTTCAAGGTCCTCCAATCCATTCCCATGACTTGGTTTCATCCATAATGGCATGGCATTAACTCATGTACCACATTCAATGAAAGCATTAGAATGTTCACACAAAAGGAATTGACCATTAAGgaattcaaacaattcaaaGGATTGATCTCTGGACTTAGAGTTGACTGTTTCTATTTGGCCAAAAAGTCAACCAAAAAGTAAAGTCTTGATTTAGTGATAAAATGATGTCTAATCACTAATGATTTGTATTGCTCATAGTTTTTACATGCAATTGGATGCTATGAATGTTTAACCAACTAATTTTTAGTCAAGAATCAACTCGTGTTGCAATCGGGGGTCTTGagtctaaaattttgataagtTTGATTGGTCGATGAAAATTCAAGTGCCGACATACTTCAATTACCTTCCATAATGTGTCCAATAGTGCAATTGCTGAAtcaaagggggaaaagaaaccAATGATGCGTTCATGTTGGTGAAGTTGCAAAGGGGGAAATAAAGTTTGTGTTGAagatgtttaaatttatttctatatttCATCCATATTAAGGTATCTAAAATGGATGATTGGAAGATCAAAGTACATGGTTCACGCATGTggcaattaataaaaatggatATGATCCTTATTGACAAGAAGTCATGCATTTTTCTATATTCCACTTAATCATTATACATGTtgctctttttaattttccaaagtATACTACATTGAGTTATattgattacattttttccTTCACATCATTTCTCCAGCATGAGCATATTCATGCCATGATGATGAACAATATGTTTCATTATTTTCAAAAGCAGCGGAAGAAAGGGAATATTTATTTGAACAGAAAAAAGTCATCACAAGTCCCTAGACTGCTGTGAGATTTGCAATCTAATCCttaaacttttcatttgttcaaCCAAGTCCCTCAACTTTTCTACAATCATGTGGTACTActcacaaattttcaaaattacacTATTGCATAAATTTTGGCATATCTTTTAATTTGAGTGGATTTCCTAAATCGACAAAACAAAGCTATTATTGATTACCTTTTTGGTCTTTATGAATATTACAATATTCATATTTAAGTAGATTTTAACTTatgattgttgacacctaaattttatctaaatatttataattaatttgcatataaAATTAGGGACCAATTTGGCcataacaaaaatgattttcgtaTCATCTAggtattaatattatttgcatctACTAAATTTTATGTTGTATttaattttcccttattttatcCTGCTTTCggataattattttaagaaagGGGACCCATGGGGGCTTTCTTCCCCACGCGGGCCCGAGGCCCATTCCACATTTTATTTCTCTCGGCCCGGCCCCttcccccttttcttctccttcttcctctttcctccttccttcttcgtCCCTGCAGCTCACGCGCGCGAGGGCAGCTACGGCAGAGAGAAGAGGGTAgaccggcgacggaggggacAGCTCGCAAGCGCCATCAATGCCGCCGAATGGAGCAGCGCGAAATCCGGCGAGAAACCCGGACGGAGGGGACGTCGCCTTTAATGCAGAGCGGGCCTCCGCGGAGAAGAGgggatgggacaccggttcggccACACCAGGGTCGGTCGGCGTGCCAAGGACGGGTGGCCGAAACCTCCTTCGACCGGACCCTccagcctataaatagggcctTTGGTAACTTAATTAAAAGaagacgaagagagagagagagagatctaggGGAGAAGTTTGGAGGAGAGTGAGATCTAAGAGAGAGACGTCGAGATCTGGCGAGGGGGAAGCCcgaaagagagagtgagagagtcCTCACCGGCTACCGCGCCTGAGTTGCGGCCGACGACCAGCCGCTGTGCTTCCTTTCCCCCGCACCAAGCTCCGGTAAGCGGGGCTCTGTTTTTGCCCTGTTCTGGGCAGgccgggccggagctcgcggccgcCCGGTTGCGCGAACTCCGACCCCGTTTCTTCCCCCTTTGGCTGCTGTTTTGTCGATGTTTGTTCGGCGAAAGCTTCGGCTTTGGTCCCGATCCGTTCGAGCCGAGAGTCCTGCGTTCCAGTCACGTGCTCCACCTGTTCGATATATTGCCTGAATGAGATCCAGTATTTTTTTCCACGTTTTGGTCGAAATCGATTCACCCGTGCTTGGCTGCGTTCCCTCGAGGTGTCGTAGTCGGGGTAGCCGTGTTGTTGCTCGGCTCGTGGCCGCCGTTGTAGTCGTCTACGGACGTCCCCCGAGTTCTTGCGGGTCGGTTGCCCGAATGGTGTCTACCGCGGCTGTCATCGGAGCGCTGCCGGGAGCGCCGCCGGCCGGACGAAGGTTGAGCATTAGGCTCCGCTCGGCCAATACGCCGCCACCGCTCCCCAGGCCGGACGGAGGCGCGCGGCATCTCTTTAGCCGTGTTACCTCCGTCGAGACGGACCCGCGATTTCGCAGCTAGTCGCGACAGGTCGGGCCCGTCTCGCGGGTCTGGCTGACccggatcttttttttttttaatgtaatatattaataatattatattataaaaatattttaaagaataGTCCTTGGGCCGGACCGCGTTTCAGGGCCAGCCAGGCCGCGGGTCACTGACCCAAATCCGTTTCGaatgttttaataaaaattatataatattattttgatataaaaatacataaaaataattagaaaaatgcaaaaatatttttcattctaaaaaagaaaaaccagaaaagacttaaaaataaacttttaatgctttttttttccttaaaatgtgTGAACGCACttaacagaaaataaaaagaaaaagaaaaattgtgttCATATTATTGAAAGCAAATATTGGTTTATTCTAATTACGCCCTTACGATACATGAAGATAACTATTTCCTtaaattgattagaaattgaatAGTAGAATTTGTGATTGGTATAAAATGCATTTTACTTTAcatttaaataagattttacTTTATAATTAAACAAGAATAGATACCGGAAGAgcattaataattaattaatgtaatcaagtttttAATCCTAATTTTAGGAGTAAAGtgttttttatgatatttcacTTAGGTTAATTAGTAACAActcttatttttaattaacgGGTTTAGGAGAATCCGGATTAAGACTAATACTTAGTGAGTCATTAGTGATGGCACCCAAAAAGGGAGGTCGCTACAATGATCTCTATAATTGTAAAAGTAGAACTTCATTTAGAGTTGTAATGGATTAAGAGTCCACCTATTTTAGGTCTAAGTGTCTTCATCAGATATCTAGAAATGATATTGATTTGTCTATAGATACTCACACTTACACTACTCTAAATCTTGATCCTAATTTTTTGGATAggtaaaattttcaagttttttgtGTTTCATGCTTTCCAGATTAAAATTAGTTAAGTATGTGTGTTTTCTTGATTTTAGCATATGGACGCCCTTCTTTATAAGAGTTTCTTGTGTAATGAAATTTTTCATTCCATATTAGGTTGTCTTTCCTCCTCCATCCAATCAAGCATGTGAGTTTGAGAGAGTCGGTCAGGATAGAAACCACGGCCCGAAGTAGAAAACGAGACGGATCTGTGTTATGTCTGGCCTAAGGAAGGCAAGGTTGGGCTTAGCCTTCTCTACAAAGCCGAAAGCCGAAAGCCGATTACGCCGGAACTCTTAAGTCAACTACGTTCAATTGTTGGTAAACACTTTTAGTCTATTTAAGTCCTTTTCTTTCTGTCAGGCATACTTGCAATATTTCCTGACTTCTCCCAGGCcaaagattgaagaaagctttacctttaaaaaaaaatactttgttTTTGGGCCACTATAACTTTAGATAATAGTTGGTGCAAAACCATAAATTAAAGGACCACATCAAATTATGTAAAAAAGTCAAGGTACtacattgaacaaaaaaaaaaaaaaaaaaaaaaattgaccttgATCGAATTGAATATTGAGCGAAAGTTCAAATTGTGTCATTATCCCTAATTTAATGTACTCAGCAACCAATACCAATGAGCAATGATATTCAATCAACTTAGACTTTTCGGGGTTTCTcgaaaggaaaagtaaaagaaaattgactggCTAATCGAACGGTTCCCCATGGTTCCCCAGTTCTTAAAACGTCTTCCATTGACTTCTAATTCTAGGAAATAAATGCTCCGGGAGAGGAAAGAAGACAAGTCAAGCATGCTCTGGTCATGTTTTATAGGTTATGAAGCAAAAGCCTTACATGTCTGCTTTCTTGCCTGAAACATAAGCGCGCCGCATCCCCATCTAAGTACAACATGAATCCTCGAAATGTGTCATTACAAAttctgtttctgtttcttctATTTCATTTGATTGATTCTTTGCACACCCTTGCCCCAAACAATACCGTGAAAGATGGTGAGGTCTTAATCTCCCAAGGAAGAAAATTTGCTCTCGGTTTCTTCAGCCCAGGTAATTCAAGCCTGCGTTACGTGGGGATTTGGTACAATGGACTCCCAGAGCAAACCGTCGTTTGGGTTGCTAACAGAGAGAAACCCGTGAATGATACTTCAGGAGTTCTTGCATTTGATCATTGCGGAAACTTAGTGATCCATGAAAACGATGGGAGCTTTCCCATTTGGTCAACCAATATTTCCTCCCTGACTTTTAATGGTTCTACTACTGCTCAGCTTTTGGATTCAGGTAACCTGGTTTTAATTCATGATCTGAGCAAAATGGTCATTTGGCAGAGCTTTGATCATCCCACAGATACCCAACTTCCGTCCATGAAGCTTGGGATGGACCGGAGAACCGGTTTGAACTGGTTCCTGACATCTTGGAAGTCCAAAGATGATCCAGCACCAGGCATTTATTCATTCAGGATTGAACAAACAGGGTACCCACAAGGGTTCCTTTACCAGGGTCGAGCTCCATATTGGCGGGGTGGACCGATAATTGAGAATCCACATGGTGTTGAGCCGTCAATGCCTAATGATTTCAACTATATTATCACAATTGTGAGCAACGCGACGGAGTTTTCTCAAACGTATAGCACATCGGTTATCTCTAGGTATGTGGTGCAGGAGTCAGGGTCATTTAAATACTTTGTAATGAGTGATGAAGAACAGCAATGGAGCGAGTTTAATCACTTTCCAAGGGAGCAGTGTGACAACTACAGGAACTGTGGGCCTAATAGCAACTGTGGTGCAAACACCGCTGACCAGTTAGACTGCACATGCCTGCCTGGCTTCGAACCCACATCTCTGGCCGAATGGTACCTAAAGAACGGATCAGATGGATGCAAGAGGAGGCAAGGCGCGTCAATGTGTCAAAGTGGGGAAGGTTTTGTGAAGGTGCAACGGGTGAAGTTGCCGGACACTACAACAGCACATGTTGACATGAGGCTGAGCTTGAAGGAGTGCGAGCAGGAATGCTTGAGGGATTGCAATTGCACAGCTTATTCGAGTGCAAATAAAAGCATGGGGGAATATGGATGCCTTAAATGGTTTGGAGATTTAGTGGATACAAGAGAATTTTCAAACTTGGGTGAAGATTTATATGTGCGGGTCGATGCAATTGACTTAGGTACTTGTTGCTAATATCTACTTGAAATGcttttgctgctgttgttggGTTGTTATTATTGTCTTATTTCTCCTGATTTCTTGTCTTGACGAAACTGTTCGTTTCTGATAGTCGTAGCATTCATTTCCATAACATTTGCAACTTCCAAGTCCTTGTGCCTTCTTTTACAGCTCGTTATAGGAAAAGCACTCTTGTCAAGAAGGCAATGGTGGCAACGATGTTGGTATCTGCAGTAGTGTTGCTGCTCTTAGGCTCCCTTATGTACTGCCTTcggctgaagaagaaaagaggtgTGGTAGTCTTGCCTTGATAGAAGCTTTTTCTGCCATATATATTACCCAGTCTGTTTTCCAAGTAGGTAGTTATTTCGATGTTTAGGGATAAGAAAtccattaaatttaaattggagCTAATCTAGCCAGGATTTTAGGCTACAGGGTGGTTGTATTCATTACTGGAAACCTTGACCAAAACAGTGCTTGATAATTAAAAATGCTGAATTGTGACAGCAGATGGAAGAGGAAAAATTTGCACCGCTCCTTCCTCTACAAAAAATTGCCAACTTGACCAGAACGGCAAAAAAAGAAGCAGTACAGAAttgctttcattttcataagcGTTTCGTTCAACTGTGTGACAGCAGATAGAAGAGGGCGTAATCATCCGTTCGGTGTTACCACAAGTTCAACATCTTTGGACGAAATTCCAGGCCTGAAAGACCTTGACAGCGAAGGTAGGCGAAAAACAGATATACCAGTACTTGATTTTGGAACTGTGGCTGCAGCCACAAGCAATTTTTCCTCTGCCAATGAGCTCGGCCAAGGCGGTTTTGGATCTGTATATAAGGTAATTAATCTCCCTATTCAACTGAATCCAAGTGGTTATTGGATATTAATATGTATATTCTACCAACTTCAATTGTCTGTCCCTTCCGGGGATTGATGTCCTTGAATAAAAAACGCGGTTTTGGAGTATGTCGTGTCGACTTTATCGCCATCACAAACTCATTAAGTAACCAACACATCGTCCCAGGAAGTTTAACTACCTAATCTATCTTATATTTTCTCTTAACAGCTTTTCAGCCACCGGCTTCATCCGACAGGTCTAAATATTTATTCTTGTAACGTGTTCATTTTCACAGGGCGTGACAAATGATGGAACAGAAATAGCGGTTAAAAGGCTCTCAAAATATTCAGGACAAGGAAATGAAGAGTTCAAAAATGAAGTCAGGTTGATTGCCAAACTCCAACACCGGAATCTAGTGAAAATCTTAGGTTGCTGCattcaagaagatgaaaagctGTTAATTTATGAGTATTTACCCAATAAAAGCTTGGATTCATTACTTTTCGGTAAGTAATCTCTTCTAGTAGCCAGAATTTCGGTCTATAGCTAGTTTTATGGATAATAATGTTGAGGTAATCCCCAAAATTGGTCTAGATGAAACAAAGAGATCGCTTCTGGATTGGGAAAAAAGGTATGAAATTGCATATGGGGTAGCTCGGGGACTCATGTATTTACATCAAGATTCGACCCTGAGGATAATCCATAGAGATTTGAAAGTTAGCAATGTCTTATTGGATGTTGCATTGAACCccaagatttcagattttgggtTAGCGAGGATATGTGGAGGAGaccaaattgaaggaaaaacgAAGCGTGTGGTCGGGACATAGTAAGTGTTTTTCTTGAGCATTAAATTCTATTTCATCTAATTAAACAATGAGATATTCGAACACGGAAAAAGAACTCCGACcaaccattttctttctttcatactaAAGTTTCAACCTTTTGTTATGTCCCCCTTGTAAGATGAATGAGATGCTGAttacttttcttgtttttggctTCCACAGTGGGTACATGGCACCAGAGTATGCTATGCAAGGCCAGTTTTCTATAAAATCAGATGTGTACAGTTATGGAGTTTTGTTGCTAGAGATCATCACAGGCCAAAGAAATAGCGGGTGCTATCATATGAATCCCTTTTGCTATTTAATTGGCCATGTAAGTATGAAACTCTTATATAATTCATCGCTATGCACAACTTGACCAGGCTCTACAATCGCAGTCACAATCTGAGGTGTCTGGTATGTGTGATGTCCAGGTATGGGAGCTGTGGAAAGGAGGAAAATGCATGGACATTGTGGACAAATCAATTGGCAATACATATTCTGAAGAAATCGTATCAAGGTGCATTCAAATCGGTCTTTTGTGCGTGCAAAGATATGCATCGGACAGGCCAACTATGTCCACAGTGGTTTTCATGTTGGGAAATGCTGATGTGGTACTTCCGTTCCCGAAACAGCCCGCATTCATCGACGAGAGTGACTACAATGGAAATATTCAGTCGATATGCAACCAAACATGTTCTGTTAACAGAGTTACAATTACTGCTGTTGAAGCTCACTAGCCACATGCCACCACAAGTCCACTACGGTACTACTCAACTTGAGAAATTGAGATGCTTCCTGTATCGGTAGATAGACGACACCTGAAGGCTAATCGTGTTGTGTATGAGCTAAAAGTTGCTCTTGTGCTTAGGAGAAAAGTTTACATGTAGATTAGATGTAATAGACTACCGTTGCAAATTTCCTTGAATATGCATGAGGTAggaattattttcttg
This region includes:
- the LOC104442771 gene encoding G-type lectin S-receptor-like serine/threonine-protein kinase RKS1 isoform X1; translation: MNPRNVSLQILFLFLLFHLIDSLHTLAPNNTVKDGEVLISQGRKFALGFFSPGNSSLRYVGIWYNGLPEQTVVWVANREKPVNDTSGVLAFDHCGNLVIHENDGSFPIWSTNISSLTFNGSTTAQLLDSGNLVLIHDLSKMVIWQSFDHPTDTQLPSMKLGMDRRTGLNWFLTSWKSKDDPAPGIYSFRIEQTGYPQGFLYQGRAPYWRGGPIIENPHGVEPSMPNDFNYIITIVSNATEFSQTYSTSVISRYVVQESGSFKYFVMSDEEQQWSEFNHFPREQCDNYRNCGPNSNCGANTADQLDCTCLPGFEPTSLAEWYLKNGSDGCKRRQGASMCQSGEGFVKVQRVKLPDTTTAHVDMRLSLKECEQECLRDCNCTAYSSANKSMGEYGCLKWFGDLVDTREFSNLGEDLYVRVDAIDLARYRKSTLVKKAMVATMLVSAVVLLLLGSLMYCLRLKKKRADRRGRNHPFGVTTSSTSLDEIPGLKDLDSEGRRKTDIPVLDFGTVAAATSNFSSANELGQGGFGSVYKGVTNDGTEIAVKRLSKYSGQGNEEFKNEVRLIAKLQHRNLVKILGCCIQEDEKLLIYEYLPNKSLDSLLFDETKRSLLDWEKRYEIAYGVARGLMYLHQDSTLRIIHRDLKVSNVLLDVALNPKISDFGLARICGGDQIEGKTKRVVGTYGYMAPEYAMQGQFSIKSDVYSYGVLLLEIITGQRNSGCYHMNPFCYLIGHVWELWKGGKCMDIVDKSIGNTYSEEIVSRCIQIGLLCVQRYASDRPTMSTVVFMLGNADVVLPFPKQPAFIDESDYNGNIQSICNQTCSVNRVTITAVEAH
- the LOC104442771 gene encoding G-type lectin S-receptor-like serine/threonine-protein kinase RKS1 isoform X2, producing the protein MNPRNVSLQILFLFLLFHLIDSLHTLAPNNTVKDGEVLISQGRKFALGFFSPGNSSLRYVGIWYNGLPEQTVVWVANREKPVNDTSGVLAFDHCGNLVIHENDGSFPIWSTNISSLTFNGSTTAQLLDSGNLVLIHDLSKMVIWQSFDHPTDTQLPSMKLGMDRRTGLNWFLTSWKSKDDPAPGIYSFRIEQTGYPQGFLYQGRAPYWRGGPIIENPHGVEPSMPNDFNYIITIVSNATEFSQTYSTSVISRYVVQESGSFKYFVMSDEEQQWSEFNHFPREQCDNYRNCGPNSNCGANTADQLDCTCLPGFEPTSLAEWYLKNGSDGCKRRQGASMCQSGEGFVKVQRVKLPDTTTAHVDMRLSLKECEQECLRDCNCTAYSSANKSMGEYGCLKWFGDLVDTREFSNLGEDLYVRVDAIDLARYRKSTLVKKAMVATMLVSAVVLLLLGSLMYCLRLKKKRDRRGRNHPFGVTTSSTSLDEIPGLKDLDSEGRRKTDIPVLDFGTVAAATSNFSSANELGQGGFGSVYKGVTNDGTEIAVKRLSKYSGQGNEEFKNEVRLIAKLQHRNLVKILGCCIQEDEKLLIYEYLPNKSLDSLLFDETKRSLLDWEKRYEIAYGVARGLMYLHQDSTLRIIHRDLKVSNVLLDVALNPKISDFGLARICGGDQIEGKTKRVVGTYGYMAPEYAMQGQFSIKSDVYSYGVLLLEIITGQRNSGCYHMNPFCYLIGHVWELWKGGKCMDIVDKSIGNTYSEEIVSRCIQIGLLCVQRYASDRPTMSTVVFMLGNADVVLPFPKQPAFIDESDYNGNIQSICNQTCSVNRVTITAVEAH
- the LOC104442771 gene encoding G-type lectin S-receptor-like serine/threonine-protein kinase RKS1 isoform X3 is translated as MKLGMDRRTGLNWFLTSWKSKDDPAPGIYSFRIEQTGYPQGFLYQGRAPYWRGGPIIENPHGVEPSMPNDFNYIITIVSNATEFSQTYSTSVISRYVVQESGSFKYFVMSDEEQQWSEFNHFPREQCDNYRNCGPNSNCGANTADQLDCTCLPGFEPTSLAEWYLKNGSDGCKRRQGASMCQSGEGFVKVQRVKLPDTTTAHVDMRLSLKECEQECLRDCNCTAYSSANKSMGEYGCLKWFGDLVDTREFSNLGEDLYVRVDAIDLARYRKSTLVKKAMVATMLVSAVVLLLLGSLMYCLRLKKKRADRRGRNHPFGVTTSSTSLDEIPGLKDLDSEGRRKTDIPVLDFGTVAAATSNFSSANELGQGGFGSVYKGVTNDGTEIAVKRLSKYSGQGNEEFKNEVRLIAKLQHRNLVKILGCCIQEDEKLLIYEYLPNKSLDSLLFDETKRSLLDWEKRYEIAYGVARGLMYLHQDSTLRIIHRDLKVSNVLLDVALNPKISDFGLARICGGDQIEGKTKRVVGTYGYMAPEYAMQGQFSIKSDVYSYGVLLLEIITGQRNSGCYHMNPFCYLIGHVWELWKGGKCMDIVDKSIGNTYSEEIVSRCIQIGLLCVQRYASDRPTMSTVVFMLGNADVVLPFPKQPAFIDESDYNGNIQSICNQTCSVNRVTITAVEAH